From Psychroflexus torquis ATCC 700755, the proteins below share one genomic window:
- a CDS encoding ExbD/TolR family protein, whose translation MSKFKKKDDGGTPAISTASLPDIVFMLLFFFMVVTVMRDNSLKVQNILPFADQVEKLDKKNLIMYIYAGKPSPRYQETFGTEARIQLNDKYASINDVQQFIKEERQSKREELRDKLTTALKVDKETNMGLVSDIKQELRKAEALKINYTTKQGEAGLNLE comes from the coding sequence ATGTCAAAATTTAAAAAGAAAGATGATGGAGGAACTCCAGCAATTTCAACTGCATCTTTACCGGATATTGTTTTCATGCTTTTGTTCTTTTTTATGGTGGTTACTGTAATGAGAGACAATTCTCTTAAGGTTCAAAATATTTTGCCTTTCGCAGACCAAGTTGAAAAATTGGATAAGAAAAATCTGATTATGTATATCTACGCTGGGAAACCTTCACCAAGATATCAAGAGACCTTTGGTACAGAAGCCAGAATCCAATTGAATGATAAATACGCAAGTATCAACGATGTACAACAATTTATTAAAGAGGAACGTCAATCTAAGCGTGAAGAATTACGAGATAAGTTGACTACCGCTTTAAAAGTTGATAAAGAAACTAATATGGGGTTAGTATCAGATATTAAACAAGAATTGCGTAAAGCAGAAGCTTTAAAAATTAATTATACTACTAAACAAGGTGAAGCTGGGCTTAACTTAGAATAA
- a CDS encoding MotA/TolQ/ExbB proton channel family protein, translating into MKRLFSILAILAIMAVGNTTLTAANTSDVFTEAAVNFAQDDASASEEGSDESVGFHQELKNRFIEGGPGFMGIVLLCLILGLAIAFERIIYLNLATTNSKKLAQSVEDAMKSSGVEAAKEICRNTSGPVASIYYQGLDRMHEGVEASEKAVVAYGGVQMGQLEKNVSWVSLFIALAPMLGFMGTVIGMIQAFDKIEAAGDMQPSLVAGGIKVALLTTVFGLVVAIILQVFYNYIIAKIDSIVNDMEDASITLIDILVAHKNK; encoded by the coding sequence ATGAAAAGATTATTTTCAATTTTAGCCATTTTGGCAATCATGGCAGTTGGTAACACAACTTTAACTGCAGCAAATACTTCTGACGTTTTTACAGAAGCTGCTGTCAATTTCGCTCAAGATGATGCGAGTGCTTCCGAAGAAGGTTCTGACGAAAGTGTAGGATTCCATCAAGAATTAAAAAACCGTTTCATTGAAGGTGGACCTGGATTTATGGGTATTGTTCTTCTTTGTCTTATTCTTGGATTAGCGATCGCTTTTGAAAGAATTATTTACCTAAACTTAGCAACAACTAATTCTAAAAAGCTTGCTCAAAGTGTTGAGGATGCTATGAAGAGTAGTGGTGTAGAGGCTGCAAAAGAAATTTGTAGAAATACAAGTGGTCCTGTAGCGTCAATCTATTACCAAGGTCTAGACAGAATGCATGAAGGCGTTGAGGCTTCTGAAAAAGCTGTAGTTGCTTATGGTGGAGTTCAAATGGGACAACTAGAGAAAAATGTATCATGGGTATCCCTATTTATTGCCTTAGCACCAATGCTTGGTTTTATGGGTACTGTAATTGGTATGATTCAAGCCTTCGACAAGATTGAAGCAGCTGGTGATATGCAACCTTCTTTAGTAGCAGGTGGTATTAAAGTCGCTCTTTTGACAACTGTGTTTGGTCTAGTTGTAGCTATTATTCTTCAAGTATTTTATAATTATATCATTGCTAAAATTGATAGCATTGTGAATGATATGGAAGATGCTTCAATTACACTTATTGACATTTTAGTTGCACATAAAAATAAATAA
- a CDS encoding ExbD/TolR family protein codes for MAKRAAPEVNAGSMADIAFLLLIFFLVTTTIETDSGITRKLPPIDDEQEDPPILKERNIFVVLVNANGDLLVEDEIMEFKNLRQATIDFLDNGGGLGDEACDYCQGPRLTSSSDNPIKAVVSLQNDRKTQYGRYIAVQNELVAAYNVLRDREANRLYNIDFTEMEDAYNDPEFLGDKDKLKEKIGVIKNLFPQKLSEAEPI; via the coding sequence ATGGCAAAAAGAGCAGCACCAGAGGTAAACGCTGGATCCATGGCGGATATAGCTTTCCTTTTGCTTATCTTTTTCTTAGTCACAACAACTATAGAAACGGATAGCGGAATTACAAGGAAATTACCTCCTATAGATGATGAACAAGAAGACCCACCAATATTGAAGGAACGTAATATCTTTGTTGTTCTTGTGAATGCTAATGGTGATCTTCTAGTTGAAGACGAGATTATGGAGTTTAAGAATCTTAGACAAGCCACTATTGATTTTCTTGATAATGGTGGTGGGCTAGGTGACGAAGCTTGCGATTACTGCCAAGGCCCTAGACTTACTAGTTCCTCTGATAATCCTATAAAAGCTGTCGTTTCATTACAGAATGACAGAAAAACTCAATATGGAAGATATATAGCGGTACAAAATGAACTTGTGGCCGCCTATAACGTCTTAAGAGATAGAGAGGCGAATAGGTTATACAACATCGATTTTACAGAAATGGAAGATGCTTACAACGATCCAGAATTTCTAGGGGATAAGGATAAGTTGAAGGAAAAAATTGGTGTCATAAAAAATTTATTTCCACAAAAACTATCTGAAGCAGAACCTATCTAA